DNA from Mesotoga sp. UBA6090:
CACGGGGTTTATTGAGGGCAAAAGATGGTTCACATACTTTTTATCCCCAACATAGATAGTGTGACCGGCATTTGCGCCACCGGAAAACCTTACTATCCACTCAAAATCCCTGGAAAAGTAATTGACAACCTTTCCTTTTCCTTCATCGCCCCACTGGGCACCAACAACGGCCAGTTTTTTCACTCAGTCAACCTCCATTAAGAACTCTCTCAAATACGCAATTAACGTTTCTCAAAAAATACTCAGGACTGAAAAGTCTCTCAATCTCTTCTGAATCCATGAGCCCGGCGATTACTTGATTAGTTAGAACCAACTGTTTGAAATCAAGATTGCCATTCCAGCAATCCATTGACAACTCCTGAACAAACTGGTAAGCTTCCTCTCTCGACATACCTTTTTCAATCAGGGCCAACATGACCCTCTGGGAGAAAACAAGATTTCTGGAGGCTTTGAAGTTTTCTCTCATTCTTTCGGGATAGATAACAAGATTGCTCACCAGATAAACAGACTTCTCAGACATATAGTACAGAAGCATTGTCGCATCCGGCAGGACTACTCTCTCTACACTGGAATGGGAGATGTCCCTTTCATGCCAGAGGGCAATATCTTCTAGTGAAGCACCTGCGTAACTTCTTATCAAACGTGCCATACCGGTGAGCCTTTCACATATGATGGGATTCTTTTTGTGAGGCATAGCGGAAGAACCCCTCTGCCCCTTCTTAAAAGGCTCTTGAACTTCCAGGACCTCTGTTCTCTGGAGATGCCTGAACTCCACAGCCATTCTCTCTATTGAAGAGGCCGCAATTGCCAGTGCCGAAAGGAACTCTGCGTGAATGTCCCTCGGGATGATCTGGGAGGAAACAGCAGTCGGCCTCAGACCAAGCTCGCCCAGAGCAATACTCTCGATCTCCGGCAAGATATTAGCGTAGT
Protein-coding regions in this window:
- the purB gene encoding adenylosuccinate lyase, with the translated sequence VTQGMGDEARFFHLGMTSSDVVDTALSLAVRKSGRFIVSSLEQLSRALKEKAIAYKDVVCMGRTHGIHAEPTSFGLKFLSFFVEIERAILRLNRAIDGCSVGKLSGAVGNYANILPEIESIALGELGLRPTAVSSQIIPRDIHAEFLSALAIAASSIERMAVEFRHLQRTEVLEVQEPFKKGQRGSSAMPHKKNPIICERLTGMARLIRSYAGASLEDIALWHERDISHSSVERVVLPDATMLLYYMSEKSVYLVSNLVIYPERMRENFKASRNLVFSQRVMLALIEKGMSREEAYQFVQELSMDCWNGNLDFKQLVLTNQVIAGLMDSEEIERLFSPEYFLRNVNCVFERVLNGG